Proteins from one Hoplias malabaricus isolate fHopMal1 chromosome 2, fHopMal1.hap1, whole genome shotgun sequence genomic window:
- the LOC136677743 gene encoding B-cell receptor CD22-like, with product MSLTVSLLFLLFISAVTEREWSVNYSPKSVCALKGSTVTMGCTYRYPRGHSVQSAFWTKQWPAKGVEPPDLLNDPEYRDRAQFTGDKQHNCTLRLRDVTEKDQSKYYFRFITDQTGGKYQGAGGVDLSVTDLQVEVPETVTEGDKVTLTCKTSCSLTDSPTFTWYKNGHGLSSRTDQLHLQSVSREDKGRYHCAVQGLNSPEVTLNVRYGPKSVSVSIRPSGETVEDSSVTLTCSSDANPPVQNYTWFKEGETSPVGSGHSYSFTLNSRSSGWYYCFTQNEHGSKKSAAVPVSIEESSLILHVGVGVGVCGVVVITAVVCMMCRRKKKSVRNSVVEDHDNIYQNYDPKAGPNTFTALEPTPRCSNNMYSPAATVHSSPSDDLCTALDPQSHSPEYENLAMIRM from the exons atgtctctcactgtttctctgctgtttctgctcTTCATCTCTG cGGTTACTGAGAGAGAGTGGAGTGTGAATTACAGCCCTAAATCTGTCTGTGCTCTAAAGGGGTCAACAGTGACCATGGGCTGCACTTACAGATACCCAAGGGGTCACTCAGTCCAAAGTGCTTTTTGGACCAAACAGTGGCCTGCAAAGGGTGTAGAGCCTCCTGATCTGTTAAATGACCCAGAGTACAGAGACAGGGCTCAGTTCACTggagataaacaacacaacTGCACCCTCAGACTGAGAGATGTGACAGAAAAGGACCAGAGTAAATACTACTTCAGATTTATAACAGATCAGACTGGAGGAAAGTATCAAGGTGCAGGTGGAGTTGATCTCTCTGTCACAG ATCTGCAGGTGGAGGTTCCTGAGACAGTGACAGAGGGAGATAAAGTCACTCTCACATGTAAAACCTCCTGCAGTTTGACTGACAGTCCAACATTCACCTGGTACAAAAATGGACATGGTTTATCCTCCAGAACTGACCAGCTCCACCTGCAGTCGGTCAGCAGGGAGGATAAGGGCAGATATCACTGTGCTGTACAGGGTCTGAACTCTCCTGAGGTCACTCTGAATGTCAGAT ACGGTCCAAAGAGTGTCTCAGTGTCCATCCGTCCCTCTGGTGAAACAGTGgaggacagttcagtgactctgacctgcagcagtgatgctaatccacctgtgcagaactacacctggtttAAAGAAGGTGAAACCTCACCTGTAGGATCTGGACACAGTTACAGTTTTACACTGAACTCCAGAAGCAGTGGATGGTACTACTGTTTCACTCAGAATGAACATGGGTCTAAAAAATCAGCTGCAGTTCCAGTCAGTATTGaag AAAGCTCTCTGATCCTGCATGTGGGGGTTGGAGTTGGAGTCTGTGGGGTTGTGGTGATTACTGCTGTTGTTTGTATGATGTG taggaggaagaagaagagtgTGAGGAACAGCGTAGTGGAGGATCATGATAATATCTACCAG AACTATGACCCTAAGGCTGGGCCCAACACATTTACAGCTCTTGAGCCCACGCCCAGATGTTCTAATAATATGTATAGCCCAGCTGCA ACTGTCCATTCCAGTCCTTCTGATGATCTGTGCACAGCTCTGGATCCTCAGTCCCACTCTCCTGAGTACGAGAATCTAGCA atGATCAGAATGTAA